One Jeotgalicoccus saudimassiliensis DNA window includes the following coding sequences:
- a CDS encoding ABC transporter permease, translating into MTGVGTIAVQTFRSMLGNVKMLLWVLLAPLVVITLMYLVFDVKNETDIRIGVPDTMDPTFTEGLPEDVEVLIYELTPVLDTLLDTHELDAFASMEDKGLNVTYKNEDPPKTAAAEQAVETGVRAVEDERLKGIMAALPEEAEIPKIEIETSFLYGDSASTYFEKMFPILTGLVLFFFVLVFTSITLFRERVSGTLERVLATSIRRSEVILGYLTGLGLFILLETVLLVLYSIYLLDVTIAGSMVWVFVIYILLSFSGAAAGMLIALLSKSEVRMMVLILLVTVPQIFLSGLIPFDYIGDWFNNIGYGFPLRYAGDALTEVMIKGNSWSYIWNELLALALFIIGFTVLSILGLKKHRRV; encoded by the coding sequence ATGACGGGGGTCGGGACAATTGCTGTGCAGACATTCAGGAGTATGCTTGGTAATGTTAAAATGCTGCTGTGGGTTCTGTTGGCGCCGCTCGTTGTCATTACGCTGATGTATCTGGTTTTTGATGTCAAAAATGAAACGGATATACGTATAGGCGTACCGGATACGATGGACCCGACCTTTACAGAAGGACTGCCGGAAGATGTGGAAGTTCTGATCTATGAACTGACACCGGTGCTTGACACACTGCTCGATACCCATGAACTGGACGCCTTTGCCAGCATGGAAGACAAGGGACTTAATGTCACTTATAAAAATGAAGACCCGCCGAAAACAGCTGCTGCAGAACAGGCGGTTGAGACAGGTGTCCGTGCTGTGGAGGATGAAAGACTGAAGGGAATTATGGCAGCTCTGCCGGAAGAGGCCGAGATTCCGAAGATTGAAATTGAAACATCTTTTCTATACGGTGATTCAGCAAGTACGTATTTTGAAAAAATGTTCCCGATACTGACAGGTCTGGTTTTGTTTTTCTTTGTGCTGGTCTTTACCAGTATTACACTGTTTCGGGAACGCGTGTCAGGCACGCTGGAACGGGTGCTGGCAACGTCAATCAGACGGAGTGAGGTGATTCTCGGTTATTTAACGGGACTCGGTCTGTTTATCCTGCTGGAAACAGTCCTGCTGGTGCTGTATTCGATTTACCTGCTGGATGTAACGATTGCCGGGAGTATGGTATGGGTGTTTGTCATTTATATACTGCTCTCATTCAGCGGTGCGGCAGCGGGTATGCTGATCGCGCTGCTGTCGAAAAGCGAAGTCCGTATGATGGTGCTGATTCTTTTAGTCACTGTGCCGCAGATATTTCTATCGGGATTAATTCCTTTTGACTATATTGGAGACTGGTTTAATAACATCGGCTATGGATTTCCGCTGAGATATGCGGGAGACGCGCTGACCGAAGTAATGATTAAAGGAAACAGCTGGTCGTATATTTGGAATGAACTGCTGGCTTTAGCACTGTTCATTATTGGCTTTACGGTGCTGAGTATTTTAGGGCTGAAGAAACACCGGAGAGTGTAA
- a CDS encoding VOC family protein, with amino-acid sequence MIKKLANVMLYVKDIDMAVDFWTNQLGFTVKEKLDLMENYKGYEVAPDAESETTIVMFPLEFIEKYSPEVSRETPSLMFEVENIEAVYEELKEKGVNVGELVEIPGMKTFNFNDGQENYFAVSEAV; translated from the coding sequence ATGATAAAAAAACTGGCGAACGTCATGCTGTATGTGAAAGATATCGATATGGCGGTGGACTTCTGGACGAATCAATTGGGCTTTACGGTGAAAGAAAAACTGGATCTGATGGAGAACTATAAAGGATATGAAGTGGCGCCGGATGCTGAATCAGAAACGACGATCGTGATGTTTCCGTTGGAATTTATCGAGAAATACAGTCCGGAAGTGAGCAGGGAAACGCCGTCATTAATGTTTGAAGTGGAGAATATTGAAGCGGTGTATGAGGAGCTGAAAGAAAAAGGTGTCAATGTCGGAGAACTGGTGGAGATACCGGGGATGAAGACATTTAACTTTAACGACGGGCAGGAAAATTACTTTGCGGTGAGTGAAGCGGTTTGA
- a CDS encoding GNAT family N-acetyltransferase translates to MMVEFVEINEENYEAVLKLKVTDEQNQAKFIAPNVRSIADAYLYRKAGDVFPYAVQDGETVVGFVLLDEDEEEKELMIWRMMVDKDHQGKGYGRAIVEKVMKQFEADSRFDVLIADYVKGNDVMGKLLESLGFEYGEFDEENNEYVMKYKS, encoded by the coding sequence ATGATGGTTGAATTTGTTGAGATAAATGAAGAGAACTATGAAGCGGTGTTGAAGCTGAAAGTGACAGACGAGCAGAACCAAGCCAAATTTATAGCACCGAATGTGAGATCGATTGCGGATGCGTATCTTTATAGAAAAGCAGGAGACGTGTTTCCGTATGCGGTGCAGGATGGTGAAACGGTGGTAGGATTTGTGCTGCTGGATGAAGACGAGGAAGAAAAAGAATTAATGATTTGGCGGATGATGGTGGATAAGGACCATCAGGGCAAAGGATACGGCAGAGCGATTGTGGAGAAAGTGATGAAGCAATTTGAAGCGGACAGCAGGTTTGATGTGCTCATTGCGGATTATGTTAAAGGCAATGACGTGATGGGGAAACTGCTGGAGTCGCTTGGATTTGAATATGGAGAGTTTGATGAAGAGAATAATGAGTATGTGATGAAGTATAAATCATAA
- the dcm gene encoding DNA (cytosine-5-)-methyltransferase, whose protein sequence is MQKLKVAELFAGVGGFRIGLENTNNKMFEVTWGNQWEPGKKVQHAFDCYSTKFNTGIHSNKDIAEVSDRELAETNADLVVGGFPCQDYSVARSLSGELGIAGKKGVLFWQIVRVIQNTIPKYVLLENVDRLLKSPSSQRGRDFAVMLSTLNELGYDVEWRVINAADYGNAQRRRRVFIFAYRRNMTYSKEMNNYNNEQMIYKNGLFARAFAVEPVPNKNRVGSVTLSNDIVEVSDEFSYKFFNSGIMRNGEVTTIDTIPIYEKAIPLKDILEEEVEDKFILDDAKIEKFKYMRGGKKIERTSKEGFKYIYSEGGMSEVDSLDLPGRTMLTSEGTSNRSTHIIEQDGKRRLITPIEAERLNGFPDNWTDTMSDRARYFCMGNALVVPLVTRLGNEIEKIELDYPEGTSQIELF, encoded by the coding sequence TTGCAAAAACTTAAGGTGGCTGAGCTTTTTGCAGGTGTCGGTGGTTTTAGGATTGGACTTGAAAATACTAATAACAAAATGTTCGAAGTAACCTGGGGGAACCAATGGGAGCCTGGAAAAAAAGTACAGCATGCATTTGATTGCTATAGTACAAAATTTAATACTGGCATACATAGTAATAAAGATATTGCTGAAGTTAGTGACAGAGAACTAGCTGAGACAAATGCAGACCTTGTAGTTGGTGGTTTTCCTTGTCAAGATTACTCCGTAGCTAGATCACTGAGTGGAGAGTTAGGTATAGCAGGGAAAAAGGGTGTACTTTTTTGGCAGATAGTTAGAGTTATTCAAAATACAATTCCGAAGTATGTACTCTTAGAGAATGTGGATAGATTATTAAAATCTCCGTCATCACAACGTGGTAGAGATTTTGCAGTTATGCTATCTACATTAAATGAGTTAGGTTACGATGTTGAGTGGCGGGTTATTAATGCTGCTGACTACGGAAATGCTCAGAGAAGAAGAAGGGTATTTATTTTTGCATATCGTAGAAATATGACTTATTCAAAAGAAATGAATAATTATAACAATGAACAAATGATATATAAGAATGGGCTTTTTGCAAGGGCATTCGCTGTAGAGCCAGTACCAAATAAAAATAGAGTAGGTTCTGTAACACTATCTAATGATATTGTAGAAGTTTCTGACGAGTTTTCATATAAATTCTTTAACTCAGGAATTATGAGAAACGGTGAAGTAACGACTATTGATACGATACCTATTTACGAGAAAGCAATTCCACTAAAAGATATTCTTGAAGAAGAAGTAGAGGATAAATTCATTCTGGACGATGCTAAGATAGAGAAGTTTAAGTATATGCGTGGTGGTAAAAAGATTGAGAGAACATCGAAAGAGGGCTTTAAGTATATCTATTCAGAAGGTGGAATGAGCGAAGTAGACTCATTAGACTTACCAGGACGGACAATGTTGACAAGTGAAGGAACATCTAATAGAAGTACGCACATCATTGAACAAGACGGTAAAAGAAGATTAATAACCCCTATTGAGGCAGAACGATTAAACGGTTTTCCTGATAATTGGACTGATACAATGTCAGACAGAGCTAGATACTTTTGTATGGGAAATGCGTTAGTTGTCCCGCTTGTTACTCGATTAGGTAATGAGATTGAAAAAATAGAGTTGGATTATCCGGAAGGAACTTCACAAATAGAATTATTTTAA
- a CDS encoding MutH/Sau3AI family endonuclease yields MDFLYTLFSLNILIGFCKIVTIIYIIENASDQIVAKERISLGMINYNSEVTKDFYESSFWKKNNKLLIFFYTYVLGANNKPDDANFRIERTVLHESSEKDLEIIKKDWDVIRNKIKMGQADELSERDTNILGAATKGAPGATRSQPFSDIPAKTRAYSLKKGYVTSLVR; encoded by the coding sequence ATGGACTTTTTATATACTCTTTTTTCTCTGAATATTTTGATTGGATTCTGTAAAATTGTTACAATAATTTATATTATCGAAAATGCAAGTGATCAAATAGTAGCGAAAGAAAGAATATCTTTAGGCATGATAAATTATAATTCAGAAGTTACCAAAGACTTTTATGAATCGAGCTTCTGGAAAAAGAATAATAAGTTATTAATTTTTTTCTATACTTATGTTTTAGGTGCAAACAACAAGCCTGATGATGCAAATTTTAGAATAGAAAGAACTGTATTACATGAATCTAGTGAAAAGGATTTAGAAATCATAAAGAAAGATTGGGATGTAATAAGGAATAAAATAAAAATGGGACAAGCGGATGAATTGTCTGAAAGAGATACTAATATACTCGGGGCTGCCACGAAAGGTGCTCCTGGGGCAACAAGAAGTCAACCCTTTTCAGATATCCCTGCAAAAACAAGAGCATATTCTTTAAAGAAGGGTTACGTCACATCTCTGGTTAGATAA
- a CDS encoding PDDEXK family nuclease: protein MNKIEEFSKFYIRFKTVTYNEKEKLVQHMSFENFDFEEAYATAFDDSELKVKLEATQWLFVVFQKNKEDKAVLKGIKFWTVPEEIL, encoded by the coding sequence TTGAATAAAATTGAAGAATTTTCAAAGTTCTATATCCGATTTAAAACAGTAACATATAATGAAAAAGAGAAGTTAGTTCAACATATGTCTTTTGAAAATTTTGATTTTGAAGAAGCATATGCTACTGCTTTTGATGATTCAGAGTTAAAAGTCAAATTAGAGGCTACTCAATGGTTATTTGTTGTTTTTCAAAAGAATAAGGAAGATAAAGCTGTATTAAAAGGCATAAAGTTTTGGACAGTACCAGAAGAGATATTATAG
- a CDS encoding IS3 family transposase (programmed frameshift), with translation MTRTRRTFTPEFKLQMVRLFENGKSKAEIVREYNLTASALDKWVKNHQNTGSFNHLDNLSEEEREIRRLRKDNQQLKMENDIPKASSADHGTKIEVIRKNVHKYSVSAMCKVLQISRSTYYFEINKHKTNTQYERDNDINETIIQVFHSNRKCFGTRRIKKVLHKQDLIVSRRRIGRIMKQNNLVSTYTVASYNPYPSKSNERLITNGLDRNFNRAQPMEVIVSDLTYVKVAGKWHYICVFIDLFNREIVGYSAGSRKNAALVSSAISTIKHDLRDVQMFHTDRGKEFDNQLIDEVLDGFDIEKSLSMKGCPYDNAVAETTFKAMKTEFINQYTFISLKQLNIELFDYVNWYNNIRPHGALNYLTPKEYKENFYKNCLIFC, from the exons ATGACAAGAACGAGAAGAACATTTACCCCTGAATTTAAACTACAAATGGTTCGACTATTTGAAAATGGTAAGTCAAAAGCTGAAATTGTACGGGAGTATAATCTCACAGCTTCAGCTTTAGATAAATGGGTTAAAAATCATCAGAACACGGGCTCATTTAATCATCTCGATAATTTATCTGAAGAAGAGCGTGAAATCAGAAGACTTCGCAAGGACAATCAACAGTTAAAAATGGAAAACGATATTC CTAAAGCAAGCAGCGCTGATCATGGGACGAAAATAGAAGTCATTCGTAAGAATGTACACAAATATTCAGTGTCAGCAATGTGCAAAGTCCTTCAAATCTCTAGAAGCACCTATTATTTTGAAATTAATAAACATAAAACTAATACGCAGTATGAGCGAGACAACGATATTAATGAAACGATTATTCAGGTATTTCATTCTAATCGAAAATGTTTTGGCACCCGAAGAATAAAAAAAGTGTTACATAAACAAGATTTGATAGTCTCGAGAAGACGTATTGGTCGGATCATGAAACAGAACAACCTAGTATCAACCTACACTGTCGCAAGCTACAATCCCTATCCATCGAAATCGAATGAGCGTCTGATCACGAATGGTCTAGACAGAAATTTTAATAGAGCACAGCCGATGGAAGTCATTGTCAGCGATTTAACCTATGTAAAAGTGGCAGGAAAATGGCATTACATATGTGTATTTATTGATCTCTTTAATAGAGAAATTGTTGGGTACAGTGCAGGTTCAAGAAAAAATGCTGCGTTGGTCTCGTCGGCAATCAGCACCATTAAGCATGATTTAAGAGATGTGCAGATGTTTCACACAGACAGAGGAAAAGAATTCGATAACCAGCTGATTGATGAAGTTTTAGATGGCTTTGATATTGAAAAATCACTTAGTATGAAAGGCTGTCCTTATGACAACGCTGTGGCTGAAACCACGTTCAAAGCGATGAAAACTGAATTTATTAACCAATATACTTTTATATCATTAAAACAATTAAACATCGAACTATTCGACTACGTAAACTGGTATAACAATATTAGACCCCATGGTGCATTGAATTATCTCACGCCAAAGGAGTATAAAGAAAACTTCTATAAAAACTGTCTAATATTCTGTTGA
- a CDS encoding DNA adenine methylase — protein MSTQLRTKELLEQFKLSRQTLYNWIREGNVSPPEKDWRGWRMWTEEHVKEISNIIKGKEVNLSIPAIKNTKFNINNRRYLGSKYKLLNFISKVVEENCENVHTVADIFGGTGVVADRFKAEGKKIIVNDILYSNYLSYWTWFSSEEVDYKKLENIIKDFNNVVVTKENYVSKHFGGTYFTEDNARKIGYIRECIEQLSDSLTFREKAILITSLLYAMDKVANTVGHYDAYRRKLDSLGKLNLLVPEIDGIKNQENKIYQKDANILVREISADLFYIDTPYNSRQYGDAYHLLENIAEWKEQEVVGVAKKMVDRAHIKSDYCTQKAPKAFEDLVSNIHGKYILVSYNNMAEKGVGRSNAKISSEEIVEILQKRGEVQVFETDFKVYTTGKTNIEGHKELLYLCKIDG, from the coding sequence ATGAGTACACAACTACGTACTAAAGAGTTATTAGAGCAATTTAAATTATCAAGGCAAACTCTCTATAACTGGATTAGAGAGGGAAACGTGTCTCCTCCAGAGAAAGATTGGAGAGGTTGGAGAATGTGGACTGAAGAACATGTAAAAGAAATATCGAATATCATTAAGGGAAAAGAGGTAAATTTGTCTATTCCAGCCATAAAAAATACGAAATTCAATATAAACAACCGACGATACTTAGGAAGTAAATATAAATTATTAAATTTTATTTCTAAAGTTGTTGAGGAAAACTGTGAAAATGTTCATACGGTTGCAGATATTTTCGGTGGAACAGGAGTAGTTGCTGATAGATTCAAAGCTGAGGGCAAGAAAATAATAGTCAACGATATATTATATTCAAATTACTTGTCATATTGGACATGGTTTAGCAGCGAAGAAGTGGATTATAAAAAACTTGAAAATATTATTAAGGATTTCAATAATGTAGTTGTTACTAAAGAGAACTATGTCTCAAAACATTTTGGCGGCACCTATTTCACAGAAGACAATGCTAGAAAAATTGGTTACATAAGAGAGTGTATTGAACAATTATCGGATTCTTTAACATTCCGAGAAAAGGCAATTCTTATTACTTCGTTGCTTTACGCTATGGATAAAGTAGCCAATACTGTGGGACATTATGACGCATATAGAAGAAAATTAGATTCTTTGGGGAAACTAAATTTATTAGTACCAGAAATTGATGGAATTAAGAATCAAGAGAACAAAATTTATCAAAAAGATGCCAATATACTAGTGAGAGAAATTAGTGCAGATTTATTCTACATTGATACCCCATACAACTCTCGACAATATGGAGATGCTTATCACCTTCTAGAGAATATAGCAGAATGGAAAGAACAAGAAGTCGTTGGCGTTGCTAAAAAAATGGTGGATAGGGCACATATCAAAAGTGATTATTGTACTCAAAAAGCTCCAAAAGCATTCGAGGATTTAGTTTCGAATATTCATGGAAAGTATATTCTAGTGTCATATAATAACATGGCGGAAAAAGGCGTAGGTAGATCAAATGCTAAGATTTCTTCTGAAGAGATAGTGGAAATTCTTCAAAAAAGAGGAGAAGTACAGGTTTTTGAAACAGACTTTAAAGTTTACACAACCGGAAAGACTAATATTGAGGGTCACAAAGAATTACTATATCTCTGCAAAATAGATGGGTGA
- a CDS encoding Dam family site-specific DNA-(adenine-N6)-methyltransferase, with protein MPNTDMKYIKSCLNYTGGKHKLLKQIIPYFPDDINNFIDLFCGGANVAINIEAKETIYCIDKQEEVIRLFNTLKVLSKEEVFSAIEDIINKFGLTNTSLYGYHHYNCDSASGLSVYNKENYKKLRDYYNNKAENSFYFDLVFFVLTIFGFNNQIRFNKAGNYNIPVGKRDFNEKIKTNVTKFIEIIKKNDMIFRCEDFREMSIDLSQGDFLYADPPYLISTATYNEQNGWTETEEKELLNLLDELNAKGIKFALSNVLEHKGKENLILKNWAAKYYINYLDYNYRNSNYQIKEKTSNTSEVLITNYIK; from the coding sequence ATGCCGAATACAGATATGAAATATATAAAATCTTGCCTTAATTACACAGGAGGAAAGCATAAACTTCTCAAGCAGATAATTCCTTATTTTCCTGATGATATAAATAATTTTATTGATTTGTTTTGTGGAGGAGCTAATGTTGCAATCAATATTGAGGCAAAAGAGACTATTTATTGTATAGATAAACAAGAAGAAGTTATTCGATTGTTCAACACTTTAAAGGTGTTAAGCAAAGAAGAAGTTTTTTCTGCTATAGAGGATATCATAAATAAATTCGGTTTAACTAATACCTCTCTATATGGTTATCATCATTATAATTGTGACTCAGCTAGTGGGTTATCAGTTTATAATAAAGAAAACTACAAAAAATTAAGAGATTATTATAATAATAAAGCTGAAAATAGTTTTTACTTTGATTTGGTCTTTTTTGTACTTACTATATTCGGTTTCAATAATCAAATTCGCTTCAATAAAGCGGGTAATTATAATATTCCGGTAGGGAAAAGGGATTTTAACGAAAAAATAAAAACAAATGTTACAAAATTCATAGAGATTATTAAAAAAAATGACATGATCTTTAGATGTGAAGATTTTAGAGAAATGAGTATTGATTTATCTCAAGGAGACTTTCTGTATGCCGATCCGCCATACTTAATTTCGACTGCTACTTATAATGAACAAAATGGATGGACTGAAACTGAAGAAAAAGAATTATTGAACTTACTAGATGAATTGAATGCTAAAGGCATAAAATTTGCCCTTTCTAATGTACTCGAACATAAAGGAAAAGAGAATCTTATCTTAAAAAATTGGGCAGCTAAGTATTATATAAACTACTTGGACTATAATTATAGGAATTCAAATTATCAAATTAAAGAAAAAACCTCGAACACATCGGAAGTTTTGATTACTAACTATATTAAATGA
- a CDS encoding AlwI family type II restriction endonuclease translates to MPGTWSISTTVRNPERIVGFLKALSRLEGRQFNVEAQALFFKELIKTKEYTPTGISGYYKKKYEDPEDFTDEEVKDILSQVHYKNKSFADDQELIYAFRGRTAVSNITKMGLAIAKESMGVVKITELGKKLLNDEVDLVSVFFRYFLKWQLPNPIDRGYKELDIIPFIAVMHVINKVNKEWNSLGEKAVGVSKEEFSLFLTTLIDYRDISETVKNIIDFRMEKRSLDKNEAHSYVERRFVEKAIEIFNLDRSDKKKIEVKVNTLSDYGDSAIRYFRQTKLLYYRGNGRYVDLAPTRIVEIESLLENFNGSSIYFSDSDSYLSYMSDINQPALPWENLDDLKAVYENLLKQADSLQTELNKQYKGHVLHQFLLTKKSLNTINDYNREIAQLREIIKTLKNDMTILRERSLHNIDLYINKLTELANRKKSISGQDPLNLEYYITMSLMALDDAKEIAPNYSVGDDNIPLFTAAGNNPDIECFYSSFNMICEVTLLRGRDQWINEGQPVMRHLRDFEERKNINTMENYCLFIAPSIHRDTLNTFWMSVKMGYEGKTQKIVPLTINQYVDVLKKVKELNNRGKRVTHKDFQTLLSEIFNRHVAAGSDSTAWLTSVDNIIDQWGA, encoded by the coding sequence ATGCCGGGTACATGGAGTATAAGCACTACTGTAAGAAATCCAGAAAGAATTGTAGGGTTTTTAAAAGCATTATCAAGACTTGAAGGAAGACAGTTCAATGTAGAAGCTCAAGCCTTATTCTTTAAAGAGCTTATAAAAACTAAAGAGTATACGCCCACAGGTATATCTGGTTACTACAAGAAAAAATATGAAGATCCGGAAGATTTTACTGACGAAGAGGTAAAAGATATATTAAGTCAAGTCCACTATAAAAATAAAAGTTTTGCAGATGACCAGGAACTTATTTACGCTTTCCGTGGAAGAACAGCAGTCAGTAATATCACTAAAATGGGTTTAGCAATCGCAAAAGAATCTATGGGCGTTGTTAAGATTACTGAATTAGGAAAAAAACTTCTAAATGATGAAGTGGATTTGGTTTCTGTTTTTTTTAGATATTTTCTGAAATGGCAACTACCCAACCCAATCGATAGAGGATACAAAGAACTCGATATCATTCCTTTCATTGCAGTCATGCATGTAATCAATAAAGTAAACAAAGAATGGAATTCACTTGGTGAGAAAGCAGTAGGAGTCTCTAAAGAGGAGTTCTCTCTATTTCTTACAACACTAATTGATTATCGTGATATAAGTGAAACAGTTAAAAATATAATAGACTTTCGAATGGAAAAAAGATCTTTAGACAAAAATGAAGCTCACAGTTATGTTGAAAGAAGGTTTGTAGAAAAAGCCATTGAAATTTTCAATTTAGACAGAAGTGATAAAAAGAAGATAGAAGTAAAAGTTAATACTCTCAGTGACTATGGAGACTCCGCTATAAGGTATTTTAGACAAACAAAGTTACTCTACTACAGAGGCAATGGAAGGTATGTAGATTTAGCTCCTACAAGAATAGTGGAAATAGAGAGCCTTTTAGAGAACTTTAATGGTAGCTCTATTTATTTCTCTGATTCAGACAGTTATCTAAGTTACATGTCAGATATTAATCAACCGGCCCTTCCATGGGAAAATTTAGATGATTTAAAAGCTGTCTATGAAAACTTATTGAAGCAGGCTGACTCATTACAAACTGAATTAAATAAACAATATAAAGGTCATGTGTTACACCAATTTTTATTAACCAAGAAAAGTTTAAACACTATTAATGACTATAATCGAGAAATTGCTCAACTTAGAGAAATAATAAAAACACTTAAAAATGATATGACGATATTAAGAGAAAGAAGTCTCCACAACATTGATCTTTACATTAATAAACTGACGGAATTAGCTAATAGGAAGAAAAGTATTAGCGGACAAGATCCTCTTAATTTAGAGTATTATATTACTATGTCATTAATGGCCCTGGATGATGCAAAAGAAATAGCGCCGAACTACTCAGTTGGAGATGACAATATACCGTTGTTCACGGCAGCAGGGAATAATCCTGACATAGAATGCTTTTATTCTTCATTTAATATGATTTGCGAAGTGACTCTTCTAAGAGGAAGAGACCAGTGGATTAATGAAGGACAACCTGTAATGAGACATTTGAGAGATTTTGAAGAACGTAAAAATATTAATACAATGGAGAACTACTGTTTATTCATTGCACCAAGTATTCATCGTGATACTCTAAATACGTTTTGGATGAGTGTGAAGATGGGATATGAGGGAAAAACTCAAAAAATAGTACCACTTACAATCAACCAATATGTAGACGTATTAAAGAAAGTAAAGGAATTGAATAATAGAGGAAAAAGAGTAACTCATAAGGATTTCCAGACACTTTTGTCTGAAATCTTTAATAGACACGTAGCTGCTGGAAGTGACTCGACTGCTTGGTTAACAAGTGTAGATAACATAATTGACCAATGGGGGGCTTAA
- the istA gene encoding IS21 family transposase: MLAMSDINCIKHLRNTKGLSISEIQKTLGINWRTAKKYADEDQLPESKRNRKSGMMYEEQWGEIVSSWLFEDRRLKRKLRRNKKQIFEELTTHGFKGSYRTVCYFIDEWKNSHSEDSHDKGYDRLEHPPGEAQVDFGVMETVKDGAFVDVHTLVMSFPYSNTAFAVPLPGENQECFLHGLKILFEQCGGVPKQIRIDNLTPAVKKIRSKFGDAELTDAFIQFQNHYGFDVQVCNPRSGHEKGSVENKVGYVRYNFFSASPVMESFETLTDRLRKQLIQDRTRLHYEKNVLISVLWQDEFKYLLHLATAAYPVFKEMEVKVNKYNEVTLDQTRIHIPKAANYPRLYLILTWDRYKAVTEDGEILIDDYRPYMNKRRAIPWHTVVKEWIRKPRVVPYSRYAKYLPVRIKDYLIVEDLSLRKERLNALANLLVTRDMQSINQEFYELFQNKTDDAYGVDWASYDSLAPSDAGVLTYE, encoded by the coding sequence ATGCTAGCAATGTCCGATATTAATTGTATCAAACACTTAAGAAACACTAAAGGACTATCCATATCAGAAATACAAAAAACGCTCGGAATTAATTGGCGTACCGCTAAGAAATATGCAGATGAGGATCAATTACCTGAATCAAAACGCAACAGAAAATCCGGAATGATGTATGAAGAACAATGGGGAGAGATTGTGTCGAGCTGGTTATTCGAAGACCGGCGCTTGAAACGTAAACTCAGACGAAATAAGAAACAAATATTTGAAGAACTGACTACTCACGGATTTAAAGGATCCTATCGAACGGTATGTTACTTCATTGATGAATGGAAAAACAGTCACAGTGAAGACAGCCATGACAAAGGATATGATCGTTTGGAACATCCACCTGGAGAAGCCCAGGTCGACTTCGGCGTCATGGAAACTGTGAAAGATGGTGCATTCGTTGATGTTCATACATTGGTCATGTCTTTCCCTTATAGTAATACGGCGTTCGCTGTCCCCTTGCCTGGAGAGAACCAAGAGTGTTTTCTGCATGGTTTAAAGATATTGTTCGAACAATGTGGCGGTGTTCCGAAACAAATTCGGATTGATAATTTAACGCCAGCTGTTAAAAAGATTCGTTCAAAGTTTGGAGACGCAGAATTAACGGATGCGTTCATCCAGTTCCAGAATCATTATGGTTTTGATGTGCAGGTATGTAATCCGAGAAGTGGCCATGAGAAGGGCAGCGTTGAAAATAAGGTCGGCTATGTGCGGTACAATTTCTTTAGTGCATCGCCAGTGATGGAGAGCTTCGAAACTTTAACCGATAGGCTTCGGAAGCAGTTGATTCAAGATAGAACCCGGCTTCATTATGAAAAGAATGTGTTGATATCAGTATTATGGCAAGATGAATTCAAATATCTACTCCATTTGGCGACGGCCGCGTATCCAGTCTTTAAAGAAATGGAAGTTAAAGTGAATAAGTATAACGAAGTCACATTGGATCAAACTCGGATACATATTCCTAAAGCAGCCAATTATCCAAGGTTGTATTTAATATTGACATGGGACCGATATAAAGCCGTCACTGAAGATGGTGAGATACTAATCGATGATTATCGACCGTACATGAATAAACGCCGGGCTATTCCGTGGCATACAGTCGTCAAAGAATGGATACGAAAACCCAGGGTCGTGCCTTATTCCAGATATGCGAAGTATTTACCTGTCAGAATCAAAGATTATCTTATAGTAGAAGATTTATCACTCAGAAAAGAACGGTTAAACGCGTTGGCTAATCTACTTGTCACACGTGATATGCAAAGTATCAATCAGGAATTCTATGAATTATTTCAAAATAAAACAGATGATGCCTACGGTGTCGATTGGGCAAGCTATGACTCATTGGCTCCGTCTGATGCGGGGGTGTTAACTTATGAGTGA